In uncultured Desulfovibrio sp., a single window of DNA contains:
- the tig gene encoding trigger factor, giving the protein MEYSAEDISPVRKKVVITTEAQEVEAAIMGAVALYKTSVQLDGFRKGKVPASVIEQRFRDKIYEEARQDLINVHINDVMQKLDVSPLAGVDVDAKGTFERGQGYEYSVEFEMLPSFTLPPYEGMEVEQEKVVVDEKEVQEVIDRIRRDRGELVPVEGAGPAVDGQVATIDFAAFENGEPLEGVKAESFDLALGERQALEDFEALVKTIRYGEEGEGQITFPEDFLAKDLAGKTVTMKVRVHAIKERKLPELNDDLAKTVGLESVEKLREAITGSYTQSRANLNKSAAQKTLLDRLLKMVEFELPPSLVDTQVRTLLGDMASRLERQGRSLDSLGKSMDELRAEVQPQADELARSQVLLLSIAKKEALDVTDNEVNTQIYQMSMRTGEDFKTLRESYERSGMIFVLRDRMLADKAMDLIYAKSKVTEVEPKAPAEGDAAPGAPASAQD; this is encoded by the coding sequence GTGGAATATAGCGCAGAAGACATCTCGCCGGTCAGAAAAAAGGTCGTCATCACCACCGAAGCCCAGGAAGTGGAAGCAGCCATCATGGGCGCCGTGGCGCTGTACAAAACATCAGTGCAGCTGGACGGTTTCCGCAAGGGCAAGGTTCCGGCGTCGGTCATCGAACAGCGCTTCCGCGACAAGATTTATGAAGAAGCCCGCCAGGATCTGATCAACGTCCACATCAACGACGTGATGCAGAAGCTCGACGTTTCGCCCCTCGCCGGCGTTGACGTGGACGCCAAGGGCACCTTTGAACGTGGTCAGGGCTACGAATACAGCGTCGAATTTGAAATGCTGCCCTCCTTCACCCTTCCTCCCTATGAAGGTATGGAAGTGGAGCAGGAAAAAGTGGTCGTGGACGAAAAGGAAGTGCAGGAAGTTATCGACCGCATCCGCCGCGACCGTGGCGAGCTTGTGCCCGTTGAAGGCGCTGGCCCCGCTGTGGACGGCCAGGTTGCCACCATCGACTTTGCCGCCTTTGAAAACGGCGAGCCCCTGGAAGGCGTGAAGGCCGAAAGCTTTGACCTCGCCCTTGGCGAACGTCAGGCCCTTGAAGATTTTGAAGCCCTGGTGAAGACCATCCGCTATGGCGAAGAAGGCGAAGGCCAGATCACCTTCCCCGAAGATTTTCTTGCCAAGGATCTGGCAGGCAAAACCGTCACCATGAAGGTGCGCGTGCACGCCATCAAGGAGCGCAAGCTTCCTGAACTGAACGACGACCTCGCCAAGACCGTTGGCCTTGAAAGCGTGGAAAAGCTGCGCGAAGCCATCACCGGCAGCTACACCCAGAGCCGCGCCAACCTCAACAAGAGCGCCGCGCAGAAGACCCTGCTTGACCGCCTGCTGAAGATGGTTGAATTTGAACTGCCGCCCAGCCTTGTTGACACCCAGGTGCGCACCCTGCTGGGCGACATGGCCTCCCGCCTCGAACGTCAGGGCCGCAGCCTTGATTCGCTTGGCAAGAGCATGGACGAACTGCGCGCCGAAGTGCAGCCCCAGGCTGACGAACTGGCCCGCTCGCAGGTTCTGCTGCTTTCCATCGCCAAGAAAGAAGCACTTGACGTTACCGACAATGAGGTCAACACTCAGATCTACCAGATGAGCATGCGCACTGGCGAAGATTTCAAGACCCTGCGTGAAAGCTATGAACGCTCGGGCATGATCTTTGTGCTGCGTGACCGCATGCTGGCCGACAAGGCCATGGATCTGATCTACGCCAAGTCCAAGGTGACCGAAGTGGAGCCCAAGGCCCCAGCCGAGGGCGACGCCGCGCCGGGCGCACCCGCCAGCGCTCAGGACTAA
- a CDS encoding bifunctional adenosylcobinamide kinase/adenosylcobinamide-phosphate guanylyltransferase: protein MGAAVFFVGGTRSGKSGLAQRWAEVQAPQRLYLATGREDDEEMAARIARHKQERGQGWHCLEEPLDPAGALASLMPAAQPGGKGPGVVLFDCVSLWVANLMAADMTERDILDRVEALAASIAAYPLPLALVSVEAGLGMVAMSSLGRRFQDTLGLANQTLARVCGTVLFVSCGLPLVLKGQLPEEIC from the coding sequence ATGGGCGCAGCAGTTTTTTTTGTTGGCGGCACACGCAGCGGCAAAAGCGGTCTGGCTCAGCGCTGGGCCGAGGTGCAAGCCCCGCAGCGGCTGTATCTGGCAACGGGCCGCGAGGACGATGAAGAGATGGCGGCGCGCATTGCCCGGCACAAGCAGGAGCGCGGTCAGGGCTGGCATTGCCTTGAAGAGCCGCTTGACCCGGCTGGCGCTCTGGCATCGCTGATGCCTGCGGCCCAACCCGGCGGCAAGGGGCCGGGGGTTGTGCTGTTTGACTGCGTGAGCCTGTGGGTAGCCAATCTTATGGCTGCGGACATGACGGAAAGGGATATTCTTGACCGCGTGGAGGCTCTGGCCGCCAGCATTGCGGCCTATCCACTGCCGCTGGCGCTGGTGAGTGTGGAGGCGGGCCTTGGCATGGTTGCCATGTCGAGCCTCGGAAGACGTTTTCAGGATACGCTGGGTCTTGCCAATCAGACGCTGGCCCGCGTGTGCGGCACGGTACTTTTTGTAAGCTGCGGTCTGCCCCTTGTGCTCAAGGGCCAGTTGCCGGAGGAAATATGCTGA
- the clpP gene encoding ATP-dependent Clp endopeptidase proteolytic subunit ClpP, whose amino-acid sequence MSLVPMVIETTGRSERAYDIYSRLLKDRIVLLGSEVNDTVASLICAQLLFLESQDPEKEIYLYINSPGGSVTAGLAVYDTMRFISSPVATVCMGRAASMGAFLLAAGKPGMRFALPNSQIMIHQPSGGFQGQATDIEIHAREVLRLKERLNRMLADNTGRPYKDIVKATERDNFLTPEEAKELGIIDRVLVSRNEMAQEKSE is encoded by the coding sequence ATGTCGCTTGTCCCCATGGTTATTGAAACCACAGGCCGCTCTGAACGGGCCTATGACATCTATTCGCGTCTGCTCAAGGACCGCATCGTTTTGCTTGGATCCGAGGTCAACGATACAGTTGCTTCCCTCATCTGCGCCCAGTTGCTGTTCCTTGAATCGCAAGACCCCGAAAAAGAAATCTATCTCTACATAAATTCCCCCGGCGGCTCTGTTACCGCCGGGCTTGCCGTTTATGACACCATGCGCTTTATCTCTTCGCCGGTGGCGACTGTGTGCATGGGCCGCGCCGCCAGCATGGGCGCATTTTTGCTGGCCGCTGGCAAGCCTGGCATGCGTTTTGCTTTGCCTAACAGTCAGATCATGATTCACCAGCCTTCGGGCGGTTTTCAGGGTCAGGCCACGGATATTGAAATCCACGCGCGCGAGGTGCTGCGCCTCAAGGAACGCCTCAACCGCATGCTGGCCGACAACACGGGCCGTCCCTACAAGGATATTGTCAAAGCTACCGAACGCGATAACTTTTTGACTCCTGAGGAAGCCAAGGAACTCGGCATCATTGACCGCGTGCTTGTATCGCGCAATGAAATGGCTCAGGAAAAGAGCGAGTAA
- the thiD gene encoding bifunctional hydroxymethylpyrimidine kinase/phosphomethylpyrimidine kinase — protein sequence MHTPANILTIAGSDSGGGAGIQADLKTIMALGGYGMSVITALTAQNGLGVTGIHAPDADFVRLQLRTVLEGFSVKAAKTGMLFSAPIIRAVADELRNRDFPLVVDPVSVSQSGSRLLQEDAVTALVEEMLPGCDLLTPNRPEAEMLTGMSINSLEDAEAAGQKLLAMGARAVLIKGGHMESSIVVTDCLCVPGEQPKHLPQAKVETENNHGTGCTLSAAIATGLGRGLPLQVAVTRAQEFLNLALRKSYAPGKGCGPVNHAADLNIK from the coding sequence ATGCATACCCCTGCCAACATCCTCACCATTGCCGGTTCTGATTCCGGCGGCGGCGCGGGCATTCAGGCCGACCTGAAAACAATCATGGCGCTCGGCGGTTACGGCATGAGCGTTATCACCGCCCTGACCGCGCAGAACGGATTGGGCGTTACGGGCATTCATGCGCCGGATGCCGATTTTGTGCGCTTGCAACTGCGCACGGTGCTTGAGGGCTTTTCCGTCAAGGCCGCCAAAACGGGCATGCTCTTTTCCGCGCCCATCATCCGCGCTGTTGCGGACGAATTGCGCAACCGCGACTTTCCTCTCGTGGTTGACCCTGTTTCTGTGAGCCAGAGCGGCAGCCGCCTGTTGCAGGAAGACGCAGTGACAGCACTGGTGGAAGAAATGCTGCCTGGCTGCGACCTGCTGACCCCCAACCGCCCAGAGGCGGAAATGCTCACCGGCATGAGCATCAACAGCCTTGAAGACGCAGAGGCCGCAGGCCAGAAGCTGCTTGCCATGGGGGCGCGCGCCGTGCTCATCAAGGGCGGGCACATGGAAAGCTCCATTGTTGTTACAGACTGCCTGTGCGTGCCCGGCGAACAGCCCAAGCACCTCCCGCAGGCCAAGGTGGAGACGGAAAACAACCACGGCACGGGCTGCACGCTTTCTGCCGCCATCGCCACAGGGCTTGGGCGCGGTTTGCCCCTGCAGGTTGCTGTAACCCGGGCGCAGGAATTTCTTAATCTTGCCCTGCGTAAAAGCTACGCTCCCGGCAAGGGCTGCGGCC
- a CDS encoding DNA-directed RNA polymerase: MSADTCAHRINQELIARELSLEEEMFNRGRDRFFANVNRLREQKNEGGTSYGKMLLKRGIEPLAKAIDEFMTKAKGGGAGRRHMAVGLLEGMDSDVVAFIALRATIDSLTREPLAQYTAICIGREIESEKRLTNMKENDNERYKATQRYIQGHKSKEYRSTVLRYAYGKSCTVDFEPWPATQCLHLGIKLLELIVEHVGIVEFKLLPGKVKKGKKEHGAYSVIMTERIKEWLENHLETRSILYPDFMPTVVPPKRWEWATGGGYYFQEMRPLSLVKTIDRSYLTVLDKKIESGEMPDVLTAINALQDTAWAINQPVYAVAQHLWDYTDGGVADMPPRDGYRLPVCPVCGEDITDSASARIPHTCLDILPEEELKKWKRAAAIVREKNISCMSRRLGIAKTLNLASRYKDEEAFYYPYQLDFRGRIYAVPAYLTPQGTHLAKALLCFAEGKPLGTMAAVKWLAIHGSNTWGNDKVSLDDRYSWVLQNQEKIKAVSDDPYTVTWWQEADDPWGFLAFCFEWAGYLTEGLEFVSHLPVAMDGTCNGLQIFSLILRDEVGGAAVNLLPSEKPQDIYGIVADKVKGMLEARAAGDEDSANVCSKDSDIPIYNEVVCSRWLLTLNINRKMTKRQVMVLPYGGTFDSCREYTEEWLKEQVYDDAPLEIPAGHTLRGVARFLATFVWEAIGATVIKAREAMSFLQDTAGVLNKANLPARWTTPVGFYVQQFYREQIGQRIKTKIGDSIVKLTLNEANEAKLAKTKQKSAISPNYVHSLDAAALMRTVQHCLACGITRFAMIHDSYGTLAADSEKLAGLLRSTFVELFGGTANMLELWSREVLAAVPTDVLQKADALPVVPSFGKLDVSNVTNSLFFFA; encoded by the coding sequence ATGTCTGCCGACACTTGCGCCCATCGTATTAATCAAGAGCTAATTGCTAGGGAATTGTCCCTTGAAGAAGAAATGTTCAACCGTGGCCGTGATCGCTTCTTTGCCAACGTCAACCGCCTGAGAGAACAGAAGAATGAAGGGGGCACCAGCTACGGCAAGATGCTGCTCAAGCGTGGAATTGAACCCCTGGCTAAGGCTATTGATGAGTTTATGACTAAGGCCAAAGGCGGCGGGGCAGGGCGCAGGCATATGGCTGTGGGTCTGCTTGAAGGTATGGATTCTGATGTGGTGGCATTCATTGCTTTACGGGCTACGATTGATAGCCTGACCAGAGAACCACTTGCTCAATACACAGCTATCTGCATAGGGCGTGAAATTGAATCTGAAAAACGTCTTACAAATATGAAAGAGAATGATAATGAGCGGTATAAGGCAACACAGCGTTATATCCAAGGTCATAAGTCAAAAGAGTACAGAAGCACGGTGCTTAGGTATGCCTATGGCAAGTCTTGTACTGTAGATTTTGAGCCGTGGCCTGCTACTCAGTGCTTGCATCTTGGTATTAAGTTGCTTGAGTTAATCGTTGAGCATGTTGGTATTGTGGAGTTTAAGCTGCTTCCTGGGAAAGTAAAAAAGGGGAAGAAGGAGCATGGGGCTTACAGTGTGATAATGACGGAACGTATCAAGGAATGGCTTGAAAACCACCTTGAAACTAGATCAATACTTTATCCTGATTTTATGCCTACGGTTGTTCCTCCTAAAAGGTGGGAGTGGGCTACTGGTGGTGGCTACTATTTCCAAGAAATGCGCCCCCTTTCCTTGGTAAAAACAATAGATAGAAGCTATCTGACTGTCTTAGACAAAAAAATTGAAAGCGGGGAAATGCCTGATGTCCTCACAGCCATAAACGCTTTGCAGGATACAGCATGGGCCATCAACCAACCTGTCTATGCAGTGGCCCAACATCTCTGGGACTACACTGATGGGGGTGTGGCCGACATGCCCCCGCGTGATGGTTACAGACTCCCTGTGTGCCCGGTTTGTGGGGAAGACATCACAGACAGCGCCTCAGCCCGTATTCCTCATACCTGCCTCGACATCCTGCCTGAGGAAGAGCTGAAAAAATGGAAGCGGGCGGCTGCCATTGTCAGGGAGAAAAACATCTCCTGCATGTCTCGCCGCCTTGGTATTGCCAAGACCCTGAACCTTGCGAGTCGTTATAAGGATGAAGAAGCTTTCTACTATCCTTACCAACTCGACTTCCGGGGCCGCATCTATGCCGTTCCAGCATACCTCACGCCACAAGGGACTCATCTTGCCAAGGCTCTTCTGTGTTTCGCAGAGGGAAAGCCGCTTGGAACTATGGCTGCTGTGAAATGGCTTGCCATTCACGGCAGCAATACTTGGGGCAACGACAAGGTGAGCCTTGATGATCGCTACTCCTGGGTCTTGCAGAATCAGGAGAAGATCAAGGCCGTATCCGATGACCCCTACACTGTGACATGGTGGCAGGAAGCCGATGACCCGTGGGGGTTCTTGGCGTTCTGCTTTGAGTGGGCCGGGTATCTCACGGAGGGGCTTGAATTTGTGTCCCACCTGCCCGTGGCTATGGATGGTACCTGCAACGGGCTTCAGATTTTCTCCCTTATCCTGAGGGATGAGGTCGGTGGCGCTGCCGTAAATCTTCTGCCAAGTGAGAAGCCACAGGACATCTATGGGATTGTGGCTGACAAGGTAAAGGGCATGCTTGAGGCCCGTGCTGCTGGTGATGAAGATTCAGCTAACGTATGCTCCAAGGATTCTGACATACCTATATATAATGAGGTGGTTTGCTCTCGCTGGCTTCTGACCTTGAACATCAATCGCAAGATGACCAAGCGACAGGTTATGGTTCTCCCTTATGGAGGCACTTTTGATAGCTGCCGTGAATACACTGAGGAATGGCTGAAGGAGCAGGTCTATGATGACGCCCCTTTGGAGATACCTGCTGGGCATACATTGCGGGGCGTAGCGCGTTTCCTTGCAACCTTTGTATGGGAAGCCATTGGTGCCACAGTTATCAAAGCTAGAGAAGCCATGTCTTTTCTTCAGGATACCGCTGGGGTGCTGAATAAGGCAAACCTCCCCGCACGGTGGACAACACCTGTTGGCTTTTATGTGCAGCAGTTCTATCGGGAGCAGATAGGGCAGAGGATAAAGACGAAGATAGGGGATAGTATTGTCAAGCTGACACTGAATGAAGCTAACGAAGCCAAGTTGGCAAAGACTAAGCAAAAGTCAGCCATTTCACCTAACTATGTTCACAGTCTTGACGCTGCTGCGCTTATGAGAACCGTGCAACACTGTCTTGCTTGTGGTATAACACGCTTCGCTATGATTCACGACAGCTACGGTACTTTGGCCGCAGACAGTGAAAAGTTGGCGGGGCTGCTGCGCTCAACTTTTGTTGAATTGTTCGGTGGCACGGCAAACATGCTTGAGTTATGGAGCCGGGAGGTGCTAGCTGCTGTGCCTACAGATGTATTGCAGAAAGCTGACGCTCTTCCGGTGGTGCCTTCATTCGGGAAGTTGGACGTGTCAAATGTGACTAACTCGCTGTTTTTCTTTGCATAA
- the lon gene encoding endopeptidase La, producing MTDEMRGSDAYIELPIMPLREVVMFPRSIMPLFVGREASIKAIEAAQATYSKQIFLVAQREPELEKPDAQDLSPVGVVSKVLQMLRLPDGTIKVLFEGVYRATWENLHEEEQCAMVGVRRRAEKQSRPEEREALVRAVHEALEEYGKNNKKISQEAVLSILALQEIGPLADAIIPHLKVDYRKKQEALEIDDATQRLELAYELLQGEVALATVEKRIKNRVKVQMERNQREYYLNEQIKAINKEMGRDDDPQAEVDEIEQKLKTRDMPEEAREKALSEARKLRSMPPSAAEYTVVRNYVDWILDLPWNDLKQIDINLEKARAILDGDHFGLEKPKERILEYLAVQKLSQGLKGPILCFVGPPGVGKTSLAKSVARATGRDFVRLSLGGVRDEAEIRGHRRTYVGALPGKIIQSLKRVKFNNPLFCLDEVDKMTSDYRGDPASALLEVLDPEQNNTFMDHYLDLEYDLSKVFFITTANSLHSIPVPLLDRMEIIELNSYLETEKRHIARRFLLPRQLEEHGLKEGNIRVSDNAILEIIRSYTREAGVRNLEREIAALCRKTAIKLVEDDDTEKCVNISRQSLPSMLGVKKYRHDERESEPQVGVCAGLAYNQRGGEILLVETSLMGGSGHVVTTGQLGEVMTESAKAALSYVRSRAEVLGLDPRFHRKIDIHVHVPAGATPKDGPSAGITLATSITSALLGIPVRNDVAMTGEISLRGRVLPIGGLREKLLAARRSGIKKVIMPRDNEKDLKEVPDEVLRDLEIVFVDHVDEVLPQALAATAEEIFSGRATALPISRILRPEKHDDDKNQPAQ from the coding sequence ATGACAGACGAAATGCGCGGCTCTGACGCTTATATTGAACTGCCCATCATGCCTTTGCGCGAGGTGGTCATGTTCCCCCGCTCCATCATGCCGCTCTTTGTAGGGCGCGAGGCCTCCATCAAGGCCATCGAAGCCGCACAGGCCACCTACAGCAAGCAGATATTTCTTGTGGCCCAGCGCGAGCCGGAGCTGGAAAAGCCCGATGCTCAGGATCTTTCGCCTGTGGGCGTGGTCAGCAAGGTGCTTCAGATGCTGCGCCTGCCCGACGGCACCATCAAGGTGCTGTTTGAAGGCGTGTACCGCGCCACGTGGGAAAACCTGCACGAAGAAGAGCAGTGCGCCATGGTTGGCGTGCGCCGCCGCGCCGAAAAGCAGAGCCGTCCCGAAGAGCGCGAGGCTCTGGTGCGCGCCGTGCACGAGGCGCTTGAAGAATACGGCAAGAACAACAAAAAAATTTCGCAGGAGGCTGTGCTCTCCATTCTTGCCTTGCAGGAAATCGGCCCCCTGGCCGATGCCATCATTCCGCACCTCAAGGTTGATTACCGCAAAAAGCAGGAAGCCCTTGAGATCGATGATGCCACCCAGCGCCTGGAACTTGCCTATGAGCTTTTGCAGGGCGAGGTGGCCCTTGCCACGGTTGAAAAACGCATCAAGAACCGCGTCAAGGTGCAGATGGAGCGCAACCAGCGTGAATACTACCTCAACGAGCAGATCAAGGCCATCAACAAGGAAATGGGGCGCGATGACGACCCCCAGGCCGAAGTTGACGAAATAGAGCAAAAACTCAAGACCCGCGACATGCCGGAAGAAGCGCGCGAAAAGGCGCTCTCCGAAGCCAGAAAGCTGCGCAGCATGCCGCCCTCTGCGGCGGAATACACTGTTGTGCGCAACTATGTGGACTGGATTCTGGATCTGCCCTGGAACGACCTCAAGCAGATAGACATCAACCTTGAAAAAGCGCGCGCAATTCTTGACGGCGACCACTTTGGCCTTGAAAAGCCCAAGGAACGCATTCTGGAATACCTTGCAGTGCAGAAGCTGTCCCAGGGGCTCAAAGGCCCCATCCTCTGCTTTGTCGGCCCCCCCGGCGTGGGTAAAACCTCGCTTGCCAAGTCCGTGGCCCGCGCCACCGGGCGCGATTTTGTGCGCCTCTCACTTGGCGGCGTGCGCGATGAAGCCGAAATCCGGGGCCACCGCCGCACCTATGTGGGCGCGTTGCCGGGCAAGATCATCCAGTCCCTCAAGCGGGTGAAGTTCAACAATCCCCTCTTCTGCCTGGACGAAGTGGACAAGATGACCTCCGACTACCGTGGCGACCCCGCCTCGGCCCTGCTGGAAGTGCTCGACCCGGAACAGAACAATACCTTCATGGATCACTACCTTGATCTGGAGTATGATCTTTCCAAGGTTTTCTTTATCACCACGGCCAACTCGCTGCACTCCATCCCTGTGCCGCTGCTTGACCGCATGGAGATCATCGAGCTCAACAGCTATCTTGAAACGGAAAAACGCCACATTGCCCGCCGCTTCCTGCTGCCCCGCCAGCTGGAGGAGCACGGCCTCAAGGAAGGCAACATCCGCGTGTCGGACAACGCCATTCTCGAAATCATCCGCTCCTACACGCGCGAGGCCGGTGTGCGTAACCTTGAGCGCGAAATTGCCGCCCTGTGCCGCAAGACCGCCATCAAGCTTGTGGAAGACGACGATACCGAAAAGTGCGTCAACATCTCGCGCCAGAGCCTGCCCTCTATGCTGGGCGTGAAAAAATACCGTCATGACGAACGCGAAAGCGAACCTCAGGTCGGGGTGTGCGCTGGTCTTGCCTATAATCAGCGCGGCGGCGAAATTCTGCTGGTGGAAACCAGCCTCATGGGCGGTTCAGGACATGTGGTGACCACGGGTCAGCTTGGCGAAGTCATGACAGAATCGGCCAAGGCGGCCCTTTCGTATGTGCGTTCGCGGGCCGAAGTGCTGGGCCTTGATCCCCGCTTCCACCGCAAGATAGATATCCACGTGCACGTGCCTGCTGGCGCAACGCCCAAGGATGGCCCTTCGGCTGGCATCACCCTGGCGACGTCCATCACCTCCGCCCTGCTAGGCATTCCCGTGCGCAATGATGTAGCCATGACCGGCGAAATCTCCTTGCGCGGCAGGGTGCTGCCCATCGGCGGCCTGCGAGAAAAACTGCTGGCAGCGCGCCGCAGCGGCATCAAAAAAGTGATCATGCCCCGCGATAATGAAAAAGACCTCAAGGAAGTGCCGGACGAAGTGCTGCGCGACCTGGAGATCGTTTTTGTTGACCATGTGGATGAAGTGCTGCCTCAGGCCCTTGCCGCCACGGCGGAAGAAATCTTCTCCGGTCGGGCTACGGCGCTGCCCATCAGCCGCATTCTGCGACCCGAAAAACATGATGACGACAAGAATCAGCCTGCGCAGTAG
- a CDS encoding S24 family peptidase: MPDSNVAKERMEERNDFEAQFKRVLEAAGVKTDADLARILDIQPPSIAGAKKRGSIPKAWLEKISAMFGISIDWLVHGDYRFETRLGKLKLGQPLERIPIEKKAANHVPVPSDNGTDVDMMFIPLVEARLSAGTGSLETSADGERKYAFRSDFLHRKGTPSKMVLMRVSGDSMEPEIKHGDVVLLDQGKTTILPGRMYAVGIEEAIYVKQIDTIPGKLILKSMNQAYPPIEVDMRGDLAEQARVIGQVLWVGREYR, from the coding sequence ATGCCCGATTCAAATGTTGCAAAAGAACGTATGGAAGAGCGGAATGATTTTGAAGCGCAGTTCAAACGTGTACTTGAGGCTGCTGGGGTTAAGACCGATGCAGATTTAGCCCGCATATTGGATATCCAACCTCCTTCAATCGCTGGTGCAAAGAAAAGAGGCAGTATTCCGAAGGCATGGCTTGAAAAAATATCAGCTATGTTTGGTATTTCTATAGATTGGCTGGTACATGGGGATTATCGCTTTGAGACAAGGCTTGGTAAGTTGAAGCTAGGCCAGCCCCTTGAAAGAATCCCGATAGAGAAAAAAGCAGCGAATCATGTTCCGGTGCCTTCTGACAATGGCACAGATGTTGACATGATGTTCATTCCGTTGGTAGAAGCGAGACTTTCAGCCGGGACGGGGAGTCTTGAAACCAGTGCAGACGGGGAACGTAAATATGCTTTCCGCTCCGATTTTTTGCACAGGAAAGGCACCCCAAGCAAAATGGTATTGATGCGCGTCTCCGGTGACAGCATGGAGCCAGAAATTAAACACGGGGATGTGGTATTGCTTGACCAAGGAAAAACCACTATTCTCCCTGGCCGTATGTATGCAGTTGGGATTGAGGAAGCAATTTACGTTAAGCAAATTGACACAATCCCAGGCAAGCTTATTTTGAAGAGCATGAACCAAGCCTATCCCCCGATTGAGGTGGATATGCGTGGTGATCTTGCGGAGCAAGCACGGGTGATTGGTCAGGTTCTTTGGGTTGGTCGGGAATATCGTTAA
- the clpX gene encoding ATP-dependent Clp protease ATP-binding subunit ClpX: MAKNDKPTVSEPLRCSFCGRTELEVRNLIVQDGASICDKCIKACNEIIARDQMESPQSEERLLSPQEIKDRLDQYVIGQNDAKKILSVAVHNHYKRVFYASALGDEVELEKSNILLVGPSGSGKTLLAKTLARVLRVPFAIADATTLTEAGYVGEDVENILVQLLQNADYDLEAASKGIIYIDEIDKISRKGDGPSITRDVSGEGVQQALLKIIEGTEANIPPKGGRKHPQQEFIRMNTSNILFIVGGAFVGLDKIVGGRMSGGAMGFGAKVRASKEMPLGELLDKVHPQDLVKFGLIPEFVGRIPIITHVDELDEPDLVRILTEPKNALVRQYQKLFELENVDLRFTPNALKSIATKAIERKTGARGLRNVMERTMLDIMFKLPSLPNVRECLINQAVIDKGKEPVLLFGDKAENADTPKAQAGGDKAS, translated from the coding sequence ATGGCCAAGAACGATAAACCTACGGTGAGCGAACCCCTGCGCTGCTCCTTTTGCGGGCGCACTGAACTTGAGGTTCGCAATCTCATCGTGCAGGACGGCGCCAGCATTTGCGACAAGTGCATCAAGGCCTGCAACGAAATTATCGCCCGCGACCAGATGGAAAGCCCCCAGAGCGAAGAACGCCTTCTTTCGCCCCAGGAAATCAAGGATCGTCTTGACCAGTATGTCATCGGACAGAACGATGCCAAGAAAATCCTTTCTGTAGCGGTGCACAACCACTACAAGCGTGTGTTTTACGCCAGCGCTCTGGGCGACGAGGTTGAGCTTGAAAAAAGCAACATCCTCCTTGTTGGCCCCTCGGGCAGCGGTAAAACCCTGCTTGCCAAAACTTTGGCCCGTGTACTGCGCGTGCCCTTTGCCATTGCTGACGCCACAACCCTCACGGAAGCGGGCTATGTGGGCGAAGACGTGGAAAACATCCTGGTGCAGCTGCTCCAGAATGCGGACTACGATCTGGAAGCCGCCAGCAAGGGCATTATCTATATTGACGAAATCGACAAGATTTCCCGCAAGGGCGACGGCCCGTCCATCACGCGCGACGTCTCCGGCGAAGGCGTGCAGCAGGCCCTGCTCAAGATCATTGAAGGCACCGAGGCCAATATTCCTCCCAAGGGCGGGCGCAAGCACCCCCAGCAGGAATTTATCCGCATGAACACGAGCAACATCCTGTTCATTGTGGGCGGCGCCTTTGTGGGCCTGGACAAGATCGTGGGCGGTCGCATGAGCGGCGGCGCAATGGGTTTTGGCGCCAAGGTGCGCGCCAGCAAGGAAATGCCCCTTGGCGAACTGCTCGACAAGGTGCATCCGCAGGATCTGGTGAAGTTCGGCCTTATCCCCGAATTTGTGGGCCGCATCCCCATCATCACCCATGTGGACGAGCTGGACGAACCCGACCTGGTGCGCATTCTTACCGAGCCCAAAAACGCTCTGGTGCGCCAGTACCAGAAGCTCTTTGAGCTTGAGAATGTTGACCTGCGCTTTACGCCCAATGCCCTCAAGTCCATTGCCACCAAGGCCATTGAGCGCAAAACGGGCGCGCGCGGCCTGCGCAACGTGATGGAACGCACCATGCTCGACATCATGTTCAAGCTGCCCTCCCTGCCCAATGTGCGCGAATGCCTGATCAATCAGGCTGTTATCGACAAGGGCAAGGAGCCGGTGCTGCTGTTTGGCGACAAGGCTGAAAACGCCGATACGCCCAAGGCCCAGGCCGGGGGCGACAAGGCCTCTTAG